Proteins co-encoded in one Flavobacteriaceae bacterium MAR_2009_75 genomic window:
- a CDS encoding cation efflux family protein, which translates to MSLATFEKNKLYKVALGLAIFTIIYNVAEGLIATYLGFEDESLALFGFGSDSFIEVISGLGIAHMIVRIQKQPDSDRDKFERTALRITGFAFYVLVLSLVVTSLYNIYTNHKPINTFYGVIISAISILVMWLLVAWKRSVGKKLDSDPILADANCTMVCVYMSIILLVSSGIYELTSVPYIDSIGTLGLSYFAFKEGKECFEKANSDKYCGCD; encoded by the coding sequence ATGTCACTAGCTACATTTGAAAAAAATAAACTTTATAAAGTTGCTCTCGGCCTCGCGATATTTACGATAATCTATAATGTGGCCGAAGGTCTCATTGCTACCTACCTCGGGTTTGAAGATGAGAGTTTAGCGCTGTTCGGGTTTGGTTCCGACAGTTTTATAGAGGTCATTTCAGGGCTTGGCATCGCCCATATGATCGTAAGAATACAGAAGCAACCTGACAGCGATAGAGATAAATTTGAACGAACTGCGTTACGTATTACAGGTTTTGCATTTTACGTATTGGTACTTTCACTTGTCGTCACCAGTTTGTACAATATTTATACGAACCATAAACCGATCAACACTTTTTACGGAGTTATAATTTCTGCAATTTCAATTCTTGTAATGTGGCTTTTGGTGGCTTGGAAAAGAAGCGTCGGAAAAAAACTGGATTCAGACCCCATTTTGGCAGATGCGAACTGCACAATGGTTTGCGTTTATATGTCGATAATCTTACTTGTAAGTAGTGGAATTTACGAACTGACCAGTGTACCGTACATAGACAGTATCGGAACTCTTGGGCTTTCGTACTTCGCATTCAAAGAAGGAAAAGAATGTTTCGAAAAAGCGAACAGTGATAAATATTGCGGTTGTGACTGA
- a CDS encoding pimeloyl-ACP methyl ester carboxylesterase, whose product MKKAKWIHMIGLALIMGCTNNIGDTKKIIKTENKMNQIKYRNIVVDGLSIAYREVGDASKPTILLLHGYPSSSHQYRKVLDQLGDEFHLIAPDYPGFGNSDFPSPEEYEYTFDHMAHTMQSFIKLKGLDSYAIMMQDYGAPIGFRIATTNPEKVTAIITQNGNAYEEGIGEAWAGIKAFWKNRNESTENALLPAFTLEGLKWQYTHGTRNAENINPDTWHLDYLRMSRPNAHQVNLDLWYDYQSNLELYPKWQQYLREHQPPVLVVWGKNDEYFPESGAEAFKKDVKKIDYNIYDTGHFALEENGDEIISKIRDFMNALE is encoded by the coding sequence ATGAAAAAAGCGAAATGGATTCACATGATAGGTTTAGCACTAATTATGGGCTGTACAAACAACATAGGCGACACAAAAAAGATAATAAAAACTGAAAATAAAATGAATCAAATTAAATACAGAAATATCGTAGTTGACGGATTATCAATTGCTTATCGGGAAGTCGGGGATGCAAGTAAACCAACAATATTATTGTTACACGGTTACCCGTCATCTTCACATCAGTACAGAAAAGTGCTCGATCAACTCGGCGATGAATTTCACCTAATCGCTCCAGATTATCCGGGTTTTGGCAATAGTGATTTTCCTTCTCCTGAAGAATATGAGTACACCTTTGATCATATGGCCCACACCATGCAGTCATTTATTAAATTAAAGGGATTGGACTCCTATGCCATAATGATGCAAGATTATGGGGCCCCTATCGGTTTCAGAATTGCTACTACGAACCCCGAAAAAGTAACCGCGATTATTACACAAAATGGCAACGCTTATGAAGAGGGTATCGGTGAAGCCTGGGCAGGTATTAAAGCATTTTGGAAAAACCGCAATGAAAGTACCGAAAATGCTTTGCTACCGGCATTTACGCTAGAGGGCTTAAAATGGCAATATACCCACGGAACTAGAAATGCTGAAAACATCAATCCTGATACGTGGCATTTAGATTACTTACGAATGTCACGGCCTAACGCACACCAGGTAAATTTAGATTTATGGTACGACTATCAAAGTAATTTAGAATTGTATCCCAAATGGCAACAGTATTTAAGAGAGCACCAACCACCCGTTTTAGTAGTTTGGGGTAAAAATGATGAATACTTTCCGGAAAGCGGTGCAGAGGCATTTAAGAAAGATGTTAAGAAAATAGACTATAATATTTATGATACCGGACATTTTGCTCTTGAAGAAAATGGAGATGAGATAATATCAAAAATCCGAGATTTTATGAATGCTTTAGAGTAA
- a CDS encoding glyoxylase-like metal-dependent hydrolase (beta-lactamase superfamily II), which yields MRAILNRALLLCSIVQLLSAKSLAQEKQDPFVTQIGEVEVISLSDGVVPTDAFKLLKEEHSGQIDSLLYKSKVENPVNIQVNAFLILLRNKKILVDAGAGDFLNMDSAGKLVESLRMAGYQPKDITDILLTHVHADHSGGLSIDNKIVFPNALIHLNELEYNYYTDTKNLEGMKEMERAFFLKEQVILDLYKDRIKTFKGSKTIFPGIKTVPLVGHTPGHTAYLLKSSANKILFWGDMVHIKEIQFVLPNLDDYYDMDMEKGRRQRQKVYKALTRKKTTIAAAHIKFPGMGKLRESKNRYEWIPIE from the coding sequence ATGAGAGCAATTTTAAATAGAGCATTACTATTATGTAGTATAGTTCAGTTACTAAGTGCAAAATCTTTGGCACAAGAAAAACAAGACCCATTTGTAACCCAAATCGGAGAGGTAGAAGTTATATCATTATCTGACGGTGTTGTGCCGACAGATGCCTTTAAATTATTAAAAGAGGAACATTCGGGCCAAATTGATAGTTTGCTTTATAAGTCTAAGGTAGAAAACCCGGTAAACATTCAAGTCAATGCATTTTTAATTCTGTTAAGGAACAAAAAAATATTGGTTGATGCCGGAGCGGGAGATTTTTTAAATATGGACTCCGCAGGAAAACTGGTAGAAAGTTTAAGAATGGCGGGGTACCAACCCAAGGATATCACAGATATACTACTAACTCATGTGCATGCGGATCATTCCGGAGGACTATCGATTGATAATAAAATTGTGTTTCCAAATGCTCTTATTCATTTAAACGAACTTGAATATAACTATTATACCGATACTAAGAATCTTGAGGGAATGAAAGAAATGGAACGCGCTTTTTTTCTAAAAGAACAAGTAATACTAGATTTATATAAAGACAGAATAAAGACTTTTAAAGGTTCTAAAACTATATTTCCCGGTATAAAAACGGTCCCTCTAGTAGGTCATACTCCCGGCCATACAGCTTACTTACTAAAAAGTAGCGCTAATAAAATTCTGTTTTGGGGAGATATGGTACATATCAAAGAAATACAATTCGTATTGCCAAATCTTGATGATTATTATGATATGGATATGGAAAAAGGAAGGCGCCAACGACAGAAAGTATACAAAGCTCTAACGCGTAAAAAAACAACTATTGCAGCTGCTCACATTAAGTTTCCCGGTATGGGTAAACTTAGAGAAAGTAAAAATAGATATGAATGGATTCCTATCGAGTAA
- a CDS encoding TetR family transcriptional regulator: protein MRPQKIEEQEMLNGFAKLFKEKGYEGTSLAELAVVTGLKKASLYHRFPKGKEEMAKAVLLNINEWVEQYVFNTLTDPSHPPEERLKNGLQSIKKLYDDGNTPCLLQAFSMQSGIEVFHQLINDSMSDWVDAFTNIGLAFDLSQSAAKEKATQVLIDIQGSLIVSRGFNNPNIFINSLTHIEAMYTKE, encoded by the coding sequence ATGAGACCACAAAAGATAGAAGAGCAAGAGATGCTTAATGGCTTTGCAAAACTTTTTAAGGAGAAAGGATATGAAGGTACTAGCTTGGCTGAATTAGCAGTAGTTACCGGATTAAAAAAAGCAAGCTTATACCATCGGTTCCCGAAAGGAAAAGAAGAGATGGCAAAAGCTGTATTGCTGAATATCAATGAATGGGTAGAGCAATATGTTTTCAATACGTTAACCGATCCATCACACCCTCCAGAAGAACGACTTAAAAATGGATTGCAATCCATAAAGAAATTATACGATGATGGCAACACCCCTTGTCTTTTACAAGCCTTCTCAATGCAATCTGGAATAGAGGTATTTCATCAACTGATTAATGATTCTATGTCAGATTGGGTGGATGCCTTTACAAATATCGGATTGGCATTTGACTTAAGTCAGTCAGCAGCAAAAGAAAAAGCAACTCAAGTGCTTATTGATATTCAAGGTAGCCTGATCGTATCTAGGGGATTTAATAACCCCAATATTTTTATTAATTCCTTAACTCATATCGAAGCCATGTATACCAAAGAATAA
- a CDS encoding acyl-CoA:6-aminopenicillanic acid acyl transferase, whose product MKNFITLLFLTLSTSFTAFSQTLKNKEINIPAVEYRQGIYYLELDSSTPYERGYQHGAALQFVIKKALKNFETWIKENTSVKIPEEAISDFTTNRRYIQSVKAQLPELFNEFQGIVDGAQVNFDQLFAYQSFDEFYSYLEAGNHFKTNEGNCTTTGVFGRKNKANYLTHNNDLPSYHEDAVTILKIKYPNSDVVILQQTFAGQIAQNGVNNYGVAVGINTIIDLPVSNTGIPVSFNIRKILESKNSAEALEYLKEVHFGTSMNYLIADREIAISVETWEDTLKVIDHKNRQYIAHTNHTLQENAAVIYEIDADVNDSNFGFTHGRLKLANQILEAEANNIDFEGLQKLKTTRPILNGSTLMGTIIRIPKKGFPVLWTTGGSPTIFHHVKFTF is encoded by the coding sequence ATGAAAAATTTCATAACTCTTCTTTTTCTAACCTTGAGCACGAGCTTTACAGCTTTTAGTCAAACGTTGAAAAACAAAGAAATAAATATACCAGCTGTTGAGTACAGACAAGGAATATACTATTTAGAATTAGATAGCAGTACCCCATACGAAAGGGGCTACCAACATGGAGCAGCCTTACAATTTGTCATCAAAAAAGCTTTAAAGAATTTTGAAACCTGGATAAAGGAAAATACATCTGTAAAAATACCTGAAGAGGCCATTTCTGACTTCACCACCAATAGACGGTATATTCAATCGGTTAAAGCTCAATTACCTGAATTGTTTAATGAATTTCAAGGCATTGTTGATGGTGCCCAAGTAAATTTTGACCAACTCTTTGCTTATCAAAGTTTTGATGAGTTCTATTCGTATTTAGAAGCTGGCAATCATTTTAAGACCAATGAAGGTAATTGTACCACAACAGGTGTTTTTGGCAGAAAAAACAAAGCGAATTACCTGACTCATAATAATGACCTGCCCAGCTATCATGAAGACGCGGTAACGATACTGAAAATTAAGTATCCAAATTCAGATGTGGTCATACTACAACAAACCTTTGCTGGGCAGATCGCTCAAAATGGAGTAAACAATTACGGTGTCGCTGTTGGAATAAACACCATAATAGACCTGCCTGTATCGAACACGGGTATTCCTGTTTCGTTTAACATACGAAAAATACTGGAGTCAAAAAACAGTGCCGAGGCTCTTGAGTATCTTAAAGAGGTACATTTCGGAACCTCAATGAATTACTTAATTGCGGATCGAGAAATCGCGATTTCAGTAGAAACTTGGGAAGATACTTTGAAAGTTATTGATCATAAGAACCGACAATATATAGCGCATACCAATCATACCCTACAAGAAAACGCAGCTGTTATTTACGAGATAGATGCCGATGTGAACGATAGCAACTTTGGGTTTACCCATGGAAGATTAAAGCTGGCCAATCAAATTTTAGAAGCCGAGGCAAATAATATAGATTTTGAAGGATTGCAAAAACTAAAAACAACCCGACCTATTCTGAATGGCAGTACACTCATGGGCACCATCATACGTATTCCGAAAAAGGGATTTCCTGTTTTATGGACTACCGGAGGTTCGCCAACTATTTTTCACCATGTTAAATTTACGTTTTGA